From the genome of Miscanthus floridulus cultivar M001 chromosome 10, ASM1932011v1, whole genome shotgun sequence, one region includes:
- the LOC136488568 gene encoding uncharacterized mitochondrial protein AtMg00820-like — protein sequence MGTYFRMPAAYHAISMSPIPKTFRSALADPMWRAAMEEEHSALLKNHTWDLVPCPPRANIVTDKWIFKHKFQSDGSLERHKVRWVLCGFTQQPGVDFDETFSPMVKPATVHMVLSLALSLIAGPFTSLM from the coding sequence ATGGGCACATATTTTCGGATGCCTGCTGCGTACCATGCTATTTCTATGTCACCGATACCGAAGACCTTCCGTAGCGCTCTTGCCGACCCCATGTGGCGAGCTGCAATGGAAGAGGAACATAGTGCCCTACTGAAGAATCACACTTGGGATCTCGTGCCTTGCCCCCCTCGGGCCAACATCGTCACCGACAAGTGGATCTTCAAGCACAAGTTTCAGTCTGATGGCTCCCTCGAAAGGCATAAGGTGCGCTGGGTTCTCTGTGGCTTTACCCAGCAGCCTGGTGTGGATTTTGATGAGACATTCAGTCCCATGGTGAAGCCTGCTACTGTTCACATGGTGCTCTCCCTGGCTCTCTCTCTCATCGCTGGCCCATTCACCAGCTTGATGTGA
- the LOC136488569 gene encoding uncharacterized protein, with product MAIPNYTNLKMKMLGPNNVITMGSPFSHAYMCDREHYEIATAIINSTELLELWNLVTPAVLDCNEPTSSSAFHPTEETKAMGIEPTNPTKMVRSGTKLPAK from the coding sequence atggcgatccccaactacaccaacCTCAAGATGAAGATGTTGGGACCGAACAATGTCATCACCATGGGTAGCCCCTTTTCACATGCCTACATGTGCGATCGTGAGCATTACGAGAttgccactgccatcatcaactccacTGAGCTCCTAGAGCTTTGGAATTTGGTGACTCCAGCAGTCCTCGACTGCAACGAGCCGACCTCCTCAAGCGCCTTCCATCCAactgaggaaaccaaggcgatgGGGATCGaacccaccaacccaaccaagatggtgcggagtGGGACCAAGCTCCCCGCCAAATAG